GGGGACGGTGCCGCGGGGGCGGAGCAAAGGCACATGGTTACATGGCGCAGGGAGGAATCCCTCTCCCTCCTTGCGGCTCCGCTCCCGCCCCTTCCCCGCTGGCCGTCGCAAGCCCTGCTGGAGATCCTGGACGTGCATCCGTACCGCTTGACAGGCAATGCCGCTCGCCGTATGAATGGCGTCGACGGGTGCACTCGAGTCCTGCCCGGCGCACCGCGGCTCCAGCCTCTTCGAGATCCAGGTGAGCGACGACGTCCCGTCCGATGCGAAAGCACCAGGAGCGAGCAGTGGGGAGTCGACTGCCGCCCTGATCCAGCGCGTCAAGTCGGGGGACGCAGGCGCCCGGGATCTTCTCCTGTGCCGCTTCCTGGTGCCGATGCGCCGCTGGGCGCATGGTCGGCTGCCGGCGCGGGCCCGCGACCTGCTGGATACCGACGATCTGGTCCAGGACACCTTCCTGCGGACCTTGAACCACCTCGGTTCCCTGCCCCTCGACGGGGAAGACTCCTTCCTCGCCTACCTGCGGCGCGTCCTGCTCAACCGCATCACCGATCAGATACGCCGTGTCGACCGCTGGCCTGGAAGGGATACGCTGCCCGACCCTCTTCCGGACGCCGGCCCGTCTCCCCTCGAGGCGGCCATCGGTCGCGAAGCGCTGGACCGCTACGATGCCGCGCTGCAGTCGCTCCCCGGCACCCAGCAGGAGGCGATCATGCTGCGGCTCGAGATGGGCTTCGGCTATGACGAAATCGCCGCAGCGCTCGGCTATCCCACGCCGAACGCCGCGCGGGCGGCCATCGCCCGCGCGCTGGTGCGGCTCGTGCGGGGCATGAAGGTCTCCGATGGAAGAGCG
This genomic window from Candidatus Polarisedimenticolia bacterium contains:
- a CDS encoding sigma-70 family RNA polymerase sigma factor — protein: MASTGALESCPAHRGSSLFEIQVSDDVPSDAKAPGASSGESTAALIQRVKSGDAGARDLLLCRFLVPMRRWAHGRLPARARDLLDTDDLVQDTFLRTLNHLGSLPLDGEDSFLAYLRRVLLNRITDQIRRVDRWPGRDTLPDPLPDAGPSPLEAAIGREALDRYDAALQSLPGTQQEAIMLRLEMGFGYDEIAAALGYPTPNAARAAIARALVRLVRGMKVSDGRAG